The DNA window GCCGGTCTACCCGACCAGCATGACCCGGCACATCTGGGAGTCGTTCGGCCAGGCGGCCCGGGTCACGCTGCACGTCGACGTGCTGCGGGCGGCCCGTCCGGGTGGCCACCCGGACGCGCACCACGTGGTCGAGGCCCAGTTCAAGGCGGTCTCCCGCGCGCTGCGCGAGGCCACGGCGGTCGACCCGCGCAGCGCCGGCGTGGTGCCGTCCACCAAGGGGGCGCTCTAACCATGAGGGTGTTGCCGACGCTGTTGCTGATCCTGGCCGGCGTGCTGGTCGGCGGGGTGTGGTCGCTGCACAAGCAGGGCGCGCCCCGCGCCGCCGTGGTGGTCACCGGCCTGTTGGCGCTGCTGGCCACCGCCGGCGGCGTGCTGTGGCTGCTGCCGGGGGAGGGCTGATGGGCCGGCGGGTGGTGGTGCTCGACTACGGCTCGGGCAACCTGCGTTCGGCCGAGCGCGCGCTGGAGCGGGCCGGTGCCGATGTCACGGTCACCGCTGACCTGGCCGCCGCCGCGGCCGCCGACGGCCTGGTGGTGCCGGGCGTGGGCGCGTTCGCCGCGTGCATGGCCGGGATCGAGGAGTTGGGCGCCGGCCCGGTCATCGCCGAGCGGGTCGCCGCCGGTCGTCCGGTGCTCGGCATCTGCGTCGGCATGCAGGTGCTGTTCGGGCACGGCGAGGAGCACGGCGTGGTCACCAAGGGGCTCGGGCTGCTGCCCGGCGGGGTGACCCGGCTGCCCGCGCCGCGCCTGCCGCACATGGGCTGGAACACGGTGCACGCCCCGGCCGGCTCGACGCTGTTCGCCGGCCTGCCGGTCGACGCCCGGTTCTACTTCGTGCACTCCTACGGGGTCACCGACCCGGCCGCGCTGGGCGCCGCCGGCGCCGCCGTGACCACCGCGCACCACGGCGCCGACTTCGTCGCGGCGGTGGAGCGGGGCGCGTTGTCGGCCGCCCAGTTCCATCCGGAGAAGTCGGCCGACACCGGCGCGGCGTTGCTGCGCAACTGGCTCGGCACGCTTGAGTAAGGAACGGGCCCGGCGCCGCGCGGCCCGCGAGGCCGACCAGCAGCGGGAGCGGGCCGCCCGGGCTCGCCGGGTGGCGCGCCGGGAGCGGCGCCGTTCGGTGGTACGCCGGTTGACGCCGCGGCTGCGCCGGGGCCGCACCGGCCGGCTGCGCCGGCACAGCCGGGGCGAGCGGGCGGCGATCGTGCTGCTCACCGCCGTGGCGGTGGCCGGCATCTGGAACTTCGTCGACGACCTCGCGCTGCGGCTGGCGTTGGTCGTGTTGTTGCTGCTGGTCCTGCCGGCGATCGTGGTGATCGCGCTGGACCGTCGTTGAGGATGCGAGGAGACAACCGTTGAGCCTTGATCTGTTGCCCGCCGTGGACGTCGCCGACGGCCAGGCCGTCCGGCTCGTGCAGGGCACCGCCGGCAGCGAGACCGCCTACGGTGATCCGCTGGAGGCGGCGCTCGTCTGGCAGTCCGACGGCGCGGAGTGGATCCACCTGGTCGACCTGGACGCGGCGTTCGGGCGCGGCTCGAACGCCGCGCTGCTCGCCGAGGTGGTCGGCAAGCTGGACGTCAGGGTGGAGTTGTCCGGCGGGATCCGCGACGACGAGTCGCTGCGGGCGGCGCTGGGCACCGGCGCGGCCCGGGTCAACATCGGCACCGCCGCGCTGGAGGACCCGGAATGGTGCGACCGGATCTGCGCCGAGTACGGCGACCGGGTGGCGATCGGGCTGGACGTGCGCGGCCGTACCCTCTCGGCGCGGGGCTGGACCCGCGACGGCGGTGACCTCTACGACGTGCTGGCCCGCCTGGACCGTGCCGGCGCGGCGCGGTACGTGGTCACGGACATCACCAAGGACGGCACCATGCGCGGGCCCAACCTGGACCTGCTGCGCGAGGTGTGCGCCCGCACCGACGCCCCGGTGATCGCCTCCGGCGGCGTGTCCACGCTGGACGACCTGCGGGCCCTGGCGACGTTGGAGTCGGTCGGGGTGGAGGGCGTGATCGCCGGCAAGGCGCTCTACGCCGGCGCGTTCACCGTCGCGGAGGCGCTCGCCGCGCTGCGGGCCGGCGCGTGACCGCCGCGCCGGGCGCGCCGCCGGTCGGCGGCGTGGGTGAGCCGCCGGTCGGCGGCTTGGCGGGCGCGGCCGGCACGGTGGTGACCCGGCTCGGCTCGGGCGGGCCGTGGGAGGCGGTCTACGGCTACTCCCGGGTGGTCCGGGCCGGCGCGTTGGCGATCACCGCCGGATGTACCTCCACGGTGGACGGTCGGGTGGCGCACGTCGGGGACGCGGCGGCGCAGACCGCGCAGGCGATCCGGATCGGCCTGGACGCGCTCGCCGAGGTGGGCGCGGAGCCGGGCGACGTGGTGCGGACCCGGATGTACGTGACCGACCGGCTCTACGTCGACGAGGTGGGGCGGGCGCACAACGCGGTGTTCGGCCCGGTGCGTCCGGTGGCGACCATGGTGGTGGTGGCCGGTCTGGTGGACCCGGAGCACCTGGTCGAGGTCGAGTTGGAGGCGTACCTCCCGGCCGGTTGAGCCGGCGGCGCGGCCGCCTCTCCGGTGCCTGTCGAGCTGACGTCACGAACGACTCAACCGGCCTCCCGGTCGGCGCCGAGTCGTTGCTGATCTCAGCTCGACAGGCATTCTCGACGACGGGTTGTCCCGCCACACCCCGCCCGGGGAGTGACAGGTCTCTCGTCGGGGTCTGCGCGATTAAGTTGTGCACAACTTGATGGCCCGCTACGGTTCAACGTGTGACCGATGATCTGGTGCTGCGCCGGCAGGTGTGCTTCGCCCTCTACGCGGCGTCGCGCGCCCTGACCGACGTCTACCGGCCCATCCTCGACGAGCACGGCCTGACCTACCCGCAGTACCTGGTGCTGCTGGTGCTCTGGGAGCGCGGCGACGACGCTCCCACCGTCTCCGAGCTCGGCGCGCGGCTCCGGCTCGACTCCGGCACGCTCTCCCCGCTGCTCAAACGGTTGGCGGCGGCCGGGCTGGTGGTGCGTACCCGCTCGGCGGCCGACGAGCGCCGGGTCGAGGTGGGCCTCACCGACCGGGGCCGGGCGCTGCGGGAGCGGATGGACGACGTGCCGCTGCGGGTGGCCCGCGCCACCGGCCTCACCGAGGCCGAGCTGGTCGGGCTGCGCGACACGCTCACCCGGGTCACCGAGACGATCCACCGACAGAAGGAGCAGTGACCATGCAGGTCCTCTACACCGCGTCCGCCAAGGCCACCGGCGACGGCCGGGACGGCCACGTCCGCACCTCCGACGGCACCGTCGAGCTGGACCTCGCGGTGCCGAAGGAGATGGGCGGCGCCGGCGGCGCGGCCAACCCCGAGCAGCTCTTCGCCGCCGGTTACGCGGCCTGCTTCCACTCCGCGCTGCGCATCGTCGCGCGGCAGGCCAAGGCGGACGTCGCCGGCTCGGTCGTCGAGGCCGAGGTGGGTATCGGCCCGAACGGCAGCGGCGGCTACGGCCTGGCCGTGACACTCGTGGTGGACCTGCCCGCGGTCGAGCGGTCGGCCGCCGAGAAGCTGGTCGAGGCCGCCCACCAGGTCTGCCCCTACTCGAACGCGACCCGCGGCAACATCGAGGTCGCGCTGACCGTCCGGGAGGCCCTGTGAGCAGCGACAGCAGCGTGAACCGGGAGATCCATCTGGCGTCCCGCCCCGAGGGCTGGCCGACCGCCGACAACTTCCGGCTGGTCACCACCGAGGTGCCGACGCCGGGCCCGGGCCAGCTCGTGGTCCGCAACCAGTTCATGTCCGTCGACCCGTACATGCGCGGGCGGATGAACGACGTCAAGTCCTACATGCCGCCGTTCGCGCTGGACGCCCCGCTCGACGGCGGCGCGATCGGTGAGGTGGTGGCCGGCGAGGCCGAGGGCGTCAAGCCCGGCGACGTGGTCCTGCACAGCCTCGGCTGGCGCGAGTACGCGCTCGTCGACGCCAAGGCCGTGCGCAAGGTCGACCCGGGCGTCGCCCCGGTCAGCGCCTACCTCGGCGTGCTCGGCATGACCGGGCTGACCGCGTACGCGGGGCTGCTCGACGTGGCCGCGATGAAGCCGGGGGAGACCGTCTTCGTCTCCGGCGCGGCCGGCGCGGTGGGCAGCATGGTCGGGCAGATCGCGAAGCTGCGGGGCGCCGGCCGGGTGGTCGGCAGCGCCGGCTCCCCGGCGAAGGTCGAGCGGCTCCTCGCGCTCGGCTTCGACGCCGCCTTCGACTACCACGAGGGCCCGGTCCACCAGCAGCTCAAGGCCGCCGCTCCGGACGGCGTCGACGTCTACTTCGACAACGTCGGCTCGGACCACCTGGAGGCCGCGATCGGGGCGATGAACCTGCACGGCCGGGCCGCCATCTGCGGCATGATCGCCCAGTACAACTCGGCCGAGCCGCCGGCCGCCCCGCGCAACCTGGCGCTGGTGATCGGCAAGCGGCTGACCCTGCGCGGCTTCCTCGTCGGTGACCACGGCCACCTGCGCGAGCAGTTCGTCCAGGAGATGGCCGGCTGGCTGCGCGAGGGCCGGCTCTCCTACGACGAGACCGTGGTCGACGGCATCGAGGCGGCCCCGGAGGCCTTCCTCGGCCTGATGCGCGGCGAGAACCTCGGCAAGATGCTCGTCCGACTCTGACGGTCCACGCCCGGGCGGCGGTGATCGGCCTCACCGGCCGGTCGCCGCCGCCCGCGCGTTGGCTAGGCTTCCGGTCATGACGGTGGCGGTACGGGTCATCCCGTGTCTGGACGTGGACGCCGGGCGCGTGGTCAAGGGCGTCAACTTCCTCGACCTGCGCGACGCCGGCGACCCGGTGGAGCTGGCGGCGGCGTACGACCGGGCCGGTGCCGACGAGCTGACGTTCCTCGACGTGACCGCCTCGTCCAGCGACCGCGGCACCATGCTCGACGTGGTGCGGCGCACCGCCGAGTCGGTCTTCATCCCGCTCACCGTCGGCGGCGGCATCCGCCGGGTCGAGGACGTGGACACGCTGCTGCGCGCCGGCGCGGACAAGGTCGGGGTGAACACCGCGGCCATCGCCCGGCCGGAGCTGATCGCCGAGATCGCCGACCGGTTCGGCCGGCAGGTGCTGGTGCTCTCGCTGGACGTGCGCCGGGCCCTCGCCGGGGAGACGCCGAGCGGCTTCGAGGTGACCACGCACGGCGGCCGGCGCGGCGCCGGGCTGGACGCGGTCGAGTGGGCGGCTCGCGCCGCCGAGCTGGGCGCGGGCGAGATCCTGCTCAACTCGATGGACGCCGACGGCACCAAGACCGGCTTCGACCTGCCGTTGATCCAGGCGGTCCGCGAGGTGGTGGACGTGCCGGTGATCGCCAGCGGTGGCGCGGGGGCGGTGGCGCACTTCCCGCCGGCCGTCGACGCGGGAGCCGACGCGGTGCTCGCGGCCAGCGTCTTCCACTTCGGCGAGCTGACCGTCGGCGAGGTCAAGGACGCCCTGCGCGGCGCGGGTCACCCCGTGCGCTGAGCGGGCGGGCG is part of the Micromonospora sp. WMMD980 genome and encodes:
- a CDS encoding organic hydroperoxide resistance protein, with protein sequence MQVLYTASAKATGDGRDGHVRTSDGTVELDLAVPKEMGGAGGAANPEQLFAAGYAACFHSALRIVARQAKADVAGSVVEAEVGIGPNGSGGYGLAVTLVVDLPAVERSAAEKLVEAAHQVCPYSNATRGNIEVALTVREAL
- the priA gene encoding bifunctional 1-(5-phosphoribosyl)-5-((5-phosphoribosylamino)methylideneamino)imidazole-4-carboxamide isomerase/phosphoribosylanthranilate isomerase PriA, which encodes MSLDLLPAVDVADGQAVRLVQGTAGSETAYGDPLEAALVWQSDGAEWIHLVDLDAAFGRGSNAALLAEVVGKLDVRVELSGGIRDDESLRAALGTGAARVNIGTAALEDPEWCDRICAEYGDRVAIGLDVRGRTLSARGWTRDGGDLYDVLARLDRAGAARYVVTDITKDGTMRGPNLDLLREVCARTDAPVIASGGVSTLDDLRALATLESVGVEGVIAGKALYAGAFTVAEALAALRAGA
- a CDS encoding Rid family hydrolase; this encodes MTAAPGAPPVGGVGEPPVGGLAGAAGTVVTRLGSGGPWEAVYGYSRVVRAGALAITAGCTSTVDGRVAHVGDAAAQTAQAIRIGLDALAEVGAEPGDVVRTRMYVTDRLYVDEVGRAHNAVFGPVRPVATMVVVAGLVDPEHLVEVELEAYLPAG
- the hisF gene encoding imidazole glycerol phosphate synthase subunit HisF, with amino-acid sequence MTVAVRVIPCLDVDAGRVVKGVNFLDLRDAGDPVELAAAYDRAGADELTFLDVTASSSDRGTMLDVVRRTAESVFIPLTVGGGIRRVEDVDTLLRAGADKVGVNTAAIARPELIAEIADRFGRQVLVLSLDVRRALAGETPSGFEVTTHGGRRGAGLDAVEWAARAAELGAGEILLNSMDADGTKTGFDLPLIQAVREVVDVPVIASGGAGAVAHFPPAVDAGADAVLAASVFHFGELTVGEVKDALRGAGHPVR
- a CDS encoding MarR family transcriptional regulator encodes the protein MTDDLVLRRQVCFALYAASRALTDVYRPILDEHGLTYPQYLVLLVLWERGDDAPTVSELGARLRLDSGTLSPLLKRLAAAGLVVRTRSAADERRVEVGLTDRGRALRERMDDVPLRVARATGLTEAELVGLRDTLTRVTETIHRQKEQ
- a CDS encoding NADP-dependent oxidoreductase, which encodes MSSDSSVNREIHLASRPEGWPTADNFRLVTTEVPTPGPGQLVVRNQFMSVDPYMRGRMNDVKSYMPPFALDAPLDGGAIGEVVAGEAEGVKPGDVVLHSLGWREYALVDAKAVRKVDPGVAPVSAYLGVLGMTGLTAYAGLLDVAAMKPGETVFVSGAAGAVGSMVGQIAKLRGAGRVVGSAGSPAKVERLLALGFDAAFDYHEGPVHQQLKAAAPDGVDVYFDNVGSDHLEAAIGAMNLHGRAAICGMIAQYNSAEPPAAPRNLALVIGKRLTLRGFLVGDHGHLREQFVQEMAGWLREGRLSYDETVVDGIEAAPEAFLGLMRGENLGKMLVRL
- the hisH gene encoding imidazole glycerol phosphate synthase subunit HisH is translated as MGRRVVVLDYGSGNLRSAERALERAGADVTVTADLAAAAAADGLVVPGVGAFAACMAGIEELGAGPVIAERVAAGRPVLGICVGMQVLFGHGEEHGVVTKGLGLLPGGVTRLPAPRLPHMGWNTVHAPAGSTLFAGLPVDARFYFVHSYGVTDPAALGAAGAAVTTAHHGADFVAAVERGALSAAQFHPEKSADTGAALLRNWLGTLE